A window from Cellulomonas sp. C5510 encodes these proteins:
- a CDS encoding ATP-binding cassette domain-containing protein, whose translation MAGTQAAPRPPVLSLRQVTKRFGAVEALTGVNLELHAHEVVALVGDNGAGKSTLAKIVSGVLQPDAGLVEVAGEPVSIPNPAAAHALGISTVFQDLALCENLSVTANIFLGRELRTSRLGPMDSDSMELEAARLLRDLTVSVPSVRVPVRELSAGQRQAVAIARTLTTRPRILVLDEPTAALSVVQTAEVLMLVERLRAMGLGVVLISHNLADLRAVADRIEVLRHGRNNGSFDAGTSAPEEIIGAIAGATRVVRPMWATR comes from the coding sequence ATGGCAGGCACGCAGGCAGCACCACGCCCTCCGGTGCTCTCGCTGCGGCAGGTCACCAAGCGGTTCGGCGCCGTGGAGGCGCTGACCGGCGTGAACCTGGAGCTGCACGCGCACGAGGTCGTGGCGCTGGTGGGTGACAACGGGGCGGGCAAGTCGACCCTCGCGAAGATCGTGTCCGGGGTGCTGCAACCGGACGCCGGGCTGGTGGAGGTCGCCGGGGAGCCGGTGAGCATCCCCAACCCGGCCGCCGCGCACGCGCTGGGCATCTCGACGGTGTTCCAGGACCTCGCCCTGTGCGAGAACCTCAGCGTGACGGCGAACATCTTCCTGGGCCGGGAGCTGCGCACGTCGCGTCTGGGGCCGATGGACAGCGACAGCATGGAGCTGGAGGCGGCGCGGCTGCTGCGGGACCTCACGGTGTCGGTGCCGTCGGTGCGGGTGCCGGTGCGCGAGCTCTCGGCGGGGCAGCGGCAGGCGGTCGCGATCGCGCGGACCCTGACGACCCGGCCGCGGATCCTCGTGCTCGACGAGCCGACCGCCGCGCTGTCGGTGGTGCAGACGGCCGAGGTGCTGATGCTGGTGGAGCGGCTGCGGGCGATGGGCCTCGGCGTGGTCCTCATCAGCCACAACCTGGCGGACCTGCGGGCGGTCGCGGACCGCATCGAGGTGCTGCGGCACGGGCGGAACAACGGGTCGTTCGACGCGGGGACGTCGGCTCCGGAGGAGATCATCGGTGCCATCGCCGGCGCCACCCGCGTGGTCCGGCCGATGTGGGCCACCCGGTAG
- the mmsA gene encoding multiple monosaccharide ABC transporter ATP-binding protein, with the protein MTDTPVVLEMRSITKVFPGVRALDDVSMTVRAGEIHAICGENGAGKSTLMKVLSGVYPHGSYDGQIVYHGEEMRFKDIKSSERAGIVIIHQELALIPELSIAENIFLGNETTGRFGIDWETARERAAELMARVGLDASPDEQIKNLGVGKQQLVEIARALSKDVRLLILDEPTSALNEEDSAHLLDLLRGLRSKGMTSIMISHKLNEIAAIADSITIIRDGRTVETLDAAAGEVDEDRIIRGMVGRALDHRFPEHTPQIGETFFEVTGWTVEHPQVPGRLVCKRSSFHVRHGEIVGFAGIMGAGRTELARSLFGRSYGRWLGGQITIDGRPVELHTVQQAIAHKIAYVPEDRKVQGLNLLDTIADTIVSSDLRRVTRRGVLDPDAAHLAAEEYRRSLNVKAPSVEVGVVKLSGGNQQKVLLGKWMFPEPDLLILDEPTRGVDVGAKYEIYGLVNRLADAGKGVVVISSELPELLGLCDRIYTIFEGRITGVLDRSEATQENLMRLMTGSSPALTH; encoded by the coding sequence ATGACGGACACCCCCGTCGTCCTCGAGATGAGGTCGATCACCAAGGTCTTCCCGGGCGTGCGCGCCCTGGACGACGTCTCGATGACGGTGCGCGCGGGCGAGATCCACGCGATCTGCGGCGAGAACGGCGCCGGCAAGTCGACGCTCATGAAGGTCCTGTCCGGCGTCTACCCGCACGGCAGCTACGACGGCCAGATCGTCTACCACGGCGAGGAGATGCGCTTCAAGGACATCAAGTCCAGCGAGCGCGCGGGCATCGTCATCATCCACCAGGAGCTCGCGCTCATCCCCGAGCTGTCGATCGCCGAGAACATCTTCCTCGGCAACGAGACCACGGGCCGGTTCGGCATCGACTGGGAGACCGCCCGCGAGCGCGCCGCCGAGCTCATGGCCCGCGTCGGGCTCGACGCCTCCCCCGACGAGCAGATCAAGAACCTCGGCGTCGGCAAGCAGCAGCTCGTCGAGATCGCCCGGGCGCTGTCCAAGGACGTGCGGCTGCTGATCCTCGACGAGCCGACGTCGGCTCTCAACGAGGAGGACTCGGCGCACCTGCTGGACCTGCTGCGGGGCCTGCGCTCCAAGGGCATGACCAGCATCATGATCAGCCACAAGCTCAACGAGATCGCCGCGATCGCCGACTCCATCACGATCATCCGCGACGGCCGCACCGTCGAGACGCTCGACGCCGCGGCGGGCGAGGTCGACGAGGACCGCATCATCCGCGGCATGGTCGGCCGGGCCCTGGACCACCGCTTCCCCGAGCACACGCCGCAGATCGGCGAGACGTTCTTCGAGGTGACGGGCTGGACCGTCGAGCACCCGCAGGTCCCCGGCCGCCTGGTCTGCAAGCGCTCGTCGTTCCACGTCCGGCACGGGGAGATCGTGGGCTTCGCCGGCATCATGGGCGCAGGCCGCACGGAGCTCGCCCGGTCGCTGTTCGGCCGGTCCTACGGGCGCTGGCTCGGCGGGCAGATCACCATCGACGGCCGGCCGGTCGAGCTCCACACCGTGCAGCAGGCCATCGCGCACAAGATCGCGTACGTCCCGGAGGACCGCAAGGTCCAGGGCCTCAACCTGCTCGACACCATCGCGGACACCATCGTGTCCTCCGACCTGCGACGGGTCACCCGCCGGGGCGTGCTGGACCCCGACGCGGCGCACCTCGCCGCCGAGGAGTACCGCCGCTCGCTCAACGTCAAGGCGCCGTCCGTGGAGGTGGGCGTCGTGAAGCTGTCCGGCGGCAACCAGCAGAAGGTGCTGCTCGGCAAGTGGATGTTCCCCGAGCCGGACCTGCTGATCCTCGACGAGCCGACGCGCGGCGTCGACGTCGGGGCCAAGTACGAGATCTACGGCCTGGTGAACCGGCTCGCGGACGCCGGCAAGGGCGTGGTGGTGATCTCGTCCGAGCTGCCCGAGCTGCTCGGCCTGTGCGACCGCATCTACACGATCTTCGAGGGACGCATCACCGGCGTCCTCGACCGGTCGGAGGCCACGCAGGAGAACCTCATGCGACTCATGACGGGCAGCAGCCCGGCTCTCACCCACTGA
- the mmsB gene encoding multiple monosaccharide ABC transporter permease, whose translation MTSLKQLFGGGARQFGMVFALIALIAVFQIATGGKVLTATNAQNIINGNSYVLILAIGMVLVIIAGHIDLSVGSVAAVVGIIVALAIRDWGIPWWAGILLGLAVGAAIGAWQGFWVAYVGIPGFITTLAGMMFFRGANQYIGKSNTVPVPEEIQTLGAGYLPEWGPDTGLNNWTLVLGIVAIAALVYGESRRRRSARRLGGSPVPMWVSVVRAGGLSVVVAGVTWLFGSGRVGTSFPVSGVILVALVLIYAFVSNRTITGRHVYAVGGNKVAASLSGVNIRRTNFFVMMNMSVLAALAGIVFIGRSTASGPFDGTNWELDAIAAVFIGGAAVSGGVGTVVGSLIGGLVMAVLNNGLQLMGVGSDSTQMIKGLVLLAAVAFDVYNKIQGRPSIVGLLMRSRRQTQIPGGPEGPQTPAPVSGSAPETLAQR comes from the coding sequence ATGACGTCACTCAAGCAGCTGTTCGGCGGCGGAGCCCGCCAGTTCGGCATGGTGTTCGCGCTGATCGCGCTGATCGCGGTGTTCCAGATCGCGACCGGCGGCAAGGTGCTCACGGCGACGAACGCGCAGAACATCATCAACGGCAACTCGTACGTGCTGATCCTCGCGATCGGCATGGTGCTGGTGATCATCGCCGGCCACATCGACCTGTCCGTCGGCTCGGTGGCCGCGGTCGTCGGCATCATCGTGGCGCTGGCGATCCGCGACTGGGGCATCCCGTGGTGGGCGGGCATCCTGCTCGGGCTCGCGGTCGGTGCCGCGATCGGCGCGTGGCAGGGGTTCTGGGTGGCGTACGTCGGCATCCCCGGGTTCATCACCACGCTCGCCGGCATGATGTTCTTCCGCGGTGCGAACCAGTACATCGGCAAGTCCAACACCGTGCCGGTGCCCGAGGAGATCCAGACGCTCGGCGCCGGGTACCTGCCGGAGTGGGGCCCGGACACCGGCCTGAACAACTGGACGCTGGTGCTGGGGATCGTCGCGATCGCGGCCCTCGTCTACGGCGAGTCCCGCCGGCGCCGCTCCGCACGCCGCCTCGGCGGCTCCCCGGTGCCGATGTGGGTGTCGGTGGTCCGCGCGGGCGGCCTGTCCGTCGTCGTCGCCGGCGTCACGTGGCTGTTCGGCTCCGGCCGCGTCGGGACCTCGTTCCCGGTGTCCGGCGTCATCCTCGTCGCGCTCGTGCTGATCTACGCGTTCGTCTCCAACCGCACGATCACCGGCCGGCACGTGTACGCCGTGGGCGGCAACAAGGTCGCCGCGTCGCTGTCCGGCGTGAACATCCGCCGCACCAACTTCTTCGTGATGATGAACATGTCGGTGCTCGCCGCGCTGGCCGGCATCGTCTTCATCGGCCGGTCGACGGCGTCCGGCCCGTTCGACGGCACGAACTGGGAGCTCGACGCGATCGCCGCCGTGTTCATCGGCGGGGCCGCGGTCTCCGGCGGCGTCGGCACGGTGGTCGGCTCGCTGATCGGCGGCCTCGTCATGGCCGTCCTGAACAACGGCCTGCAGCTCATGGGTGTCGGCTCCGACAGCACGCAGATGATCAAGGGCCTCGTGCTGCTCGCCGCGGTCGCGTTCGACGTCTACAACAAGATCCAGGGCCGGCCGTCCATCGTCGGCCTGCTCATGCGGTCCCGCCGGCAGACGCAGATCCCCGGGGGACCCGAGGGGCCCCAGACCCCCGCGCCCGTGTCCGGGTCCGCCCCGGAGACCCTCGCCCAGCGCTGA
- a CDS encoding sugar-binding protein — protein sequence MKKLTAALVAAGAAGALMLTGCSSERGGSTEGSSDGSSEAAAGFAADATIGVALPQKTSENWVLAEQLFNDGLTDAGFEPIVQFANSGVTEQQNQIQAMVEQGASVIVVGAIDGSQLGTQLEAAKDSGASVIAYDRLVKNTDAVDMYVAFDNFQVGVLQGQALLQGLEERKGDGPYNIELIAGSPDDANSTPFFEGAMSILQPKIDDGTLVVVSGQTSFEQVATQGWKAENAQKRMDTILAGSYTDTELHGVLSPNDTLGRAALTSVAQAGKDTPVVTGQDSEVESVKSIMAGEQYSTIYKDTRELVAQTIKEIQLLQKGEDAEINDTESYDNGVKVVPSFLLTPVIVTKDNAADVYKDDDTLFPLTQG from the coding sequence ATGAAGAAGCTGACTGCGGCGCTGGTCGCCGCCGGAGCCGCCGGAGCGCTGATGCTCACGGGGTGCTCGTCCGAGCGCGGCGGGTCCACCGAGGGGTCGTCCGACGGCTCCTCCGAGGCGGCGGCCGGGTTCGCGGCCGACGCCACCATCGGCGTGGCGCTGCCCCAGAAGACGTCGGAGAACTGGGTGCTCGCCGAGCAGCTGTTCAACGACGGCCTCACCGACGCCGGCTTCGAGCCGATCGTGCAGTTCGCGAACAGCGGCGTCACCGAGCAGCAGAACCAGATCCAGGCGATGGTCGAGCAGGGCGCGAGCGTCATCGTGGTCGGCGCGATCGACGGCTCGCAGCTCGGCACCCAGCTCGAGGCGGCCAAGGACTCCGGCGCCTCCGTCATCGCGTACGACCGCCTGGTGAAGAACACCGACGCGGTCGACATGTACGTGGCGTTCGACAACTTCCAGGTCGGTGTGCTCCAGGGCCAGGCCCTGCTGCAGGGCCTCGAGGAGCGCAAGGGCGACGGCCCGTACAACATCGAGCTGATCGCCGGCTCGCCGGACGACGCCAACTCGACGCCCTTCTTCGAGGGCGCGATGAGCATCCTGCAGCCGAAGATCGACGACGGCACCCTCGTCGTCGTGTCGGGCCAGACCTCGTTCGAGCAGGTCGCCACGCAGGGCTGGAAGGCCGAGAACGCGCAGAAGCGCATGGACACCATCCTCGCCGGCTCCTACACGGACACCGAGCTGCACGGCGTCCTGTCGCCGAACGACACCCTCGGTCGCGCGGCCCTGACGTCGGTCGCCCAGGCCGGCAAGGACACCCCGGTCGTCACCGGCCAGGACTCCGAGGTGGAGTCGGTGAAGTCGATCATGGCCGGCGAGCAGTACTCGACCATCTACAAGGACACCCGCGAGCTGGTCGCCCAGACCATCAAGGAGATCCAGCTCCTGCAGAAGGGTGAGGACGCCGAGATCAACGACACCGAGTCGTACGACAACGGCGTCAAGGTCGTCCCGTCGTTCCTCCTGACCCCCGTCATCGTCACGAAGGACAACGCCGCGGACGTCTACAAGGACGACGACACGCTGTTCCCGCTGACCCAGGGCTGA
- a CDS encoding VOC family protein produces MRISPAQVAVDCTGPFALADWWRDRLGWRDVYRTEHPAHAIIEAVDGSGWRLCFIRVPDPTPGKNKLHLDVHCEDRDVAARELVAAGATEVRRDGMDDYGWVVMADPEGNLFCVSSPGR; encoded by the coding sequence ATGCGGATCTCCCCTGCCCAGGTCGCCGTCGACTGCACCGGCCCGTTCGCCCTCGCCGACTGGTGGCGCGACCGGCTGGGCTGGCGGGACGTGTACCGCACCGAGCACCCCGCGCACGCGATCATCGAGGCCGTCGACGGCTCGGGCTGGCGGCTGTGCTTCATCCGCGTTCCGGACCCGACCCCGGGCAAGAACAAGCTGCACCTCGACGTGCACTGCGAGGACCGCGACGTCGCCGCGCGCGAGCTCGTGGCGGCCGGCGCGACGGAGGTGCGGCGCGACGGCATGGACGACTACGGCTGGGTCGTCATGGCCGACCCGGAGGGGAACCTGTTCTGCGTCTCCAGCCCGGGGCGCTGA
- a CDS encoding lysylphosphatidylglycerol synthase domain-containing protein, giving the protein MTGAAVPAGGGALPPSRAPRRRRRWLRVAVTLVAAALLHRLVTRLVGTVDWAAVGAALGSLEAWVVLPLVGALLLRQVLNAVPLTRFLPGLGIARSTQNDLTANLVATLAPPPADIAVRVAMFRSWGLDPVLGMAGVTLNSVQFYVVRFAVPVLGLGLLAGHGLERRHWLVGALCALAAAVVLAGLALLLRDERLAAWVGTTAGRAVRVVRRGTDPGEWSARTVRLRAETSTGLRSGLVPSLAALTGMVLADAAILLLALRAVGVRGDDLPLTLVLGVFLLCYPLTILPLFGFGVLDALLLGWFTASGGQEVEAGVLAATVVWRVVTLLGTLALGAVALGLWRAGDRRGARAPGPAGR; this is encoded by the coding sequence GTGACCGGCGCCGCCGTCCCGGCCGGCGGTGGGGCGCTGCCGCCCTCCCGGGCGCCGCGGCGCCGGCGGCGGTGGCTGCGCGTCGCCGTGACCCTGGTCGCCGCGGCGCTGCTGCACCGGCTGGTGACGCGGCTGGTCGGGACGGTGGACTGGGCGGCGGTCGGCGCGGCTCTCGGCAGCCTGGAGGCGTGGGTCGTCCTCCCGCTCGTCGGGGCGCTGCTGCTGCGGCAGGTGCTGAACGCGGTGCCGCTCACGCGGTTCCTGCCGGGCCTCGGCATCGCGCGGTCGACCCAGAACGACCTCACGGCCAACCTCGTCGCCACGCTGGCGCCGCCGCCGGCCGACATCGCGGTCCGCGTCGCCATGTTCCGGTCGTGGGGGCTGGACCCGGTGCTCGGGATGGCCGGCGTCACGCTCAACTCGGTGCAGTTCTACGTCGTGCGGTTCGCGGTGCCGGTGCTCGGCCTCGGGCTGCTCGCCGGGCACGGCCTGGAGCGGCGGCACTGGCTGGTCGGCGCGCTGTGCGCGCTGGCGGCCGCGGTGGTCCTCGCCGGTCTGGCGCTGCTGCTGCGGGACGAGCGGCTCGCGGCGTGGGTGGGGACCACCGCCGGCCGCGCCGTCCGGGTGGTCCGCCGGGGCACCGACCCGGGGGAGTGGTCCGCCCGTACGGTGCGGCTGCGGGCGGAGACCTCGACCGGGCTGCGCTCGGGGCTCGTGCCGTCTCTCGCGGCGCTGACCGGCATGGTGCTCGCCGACGCCGCGATCCTGCTGCTCGCCCTGCGCGCGGTGGGCGTCCGCGGCGACGACCTGCCGCTGACGCTCGTGCTCGGGGTGTTCCTGCTCTGCTACCCGCTGACGATCCTGCCGCTGTTCGGCTTCGGCGTGCTGGACGCGCTGCTGCTCGGCTGGTTCACGGCGTCCGGGGGCCAGGAGGTCGAGGCGGGGGTGCTCGCGGCGACCGTGGTGTGGCGGGTGGTGACCCTGCTCGGCACGCTCGCGCTGGGGGCGGTGGCGCTCGGGCTGTGGCGGGCGGGGGACCGCCGCGGTGCGCGGGCGCCGGGGCCGGCAGGGCGGTGA
- a CDS encoding M17 family metallopeptidase, giving the protein MRDVDPVPSATSVPATRLRVVTPDDPALPVGPHGVGVAAAGPLPEGVPDREALGTWGFAGRSGQTLVLDAAAPSPAVLVGYGDTPAPAALRDAAAVLARTVGHRSTLVTSLVGAAAPGDAGPAAQAVVEGAVLGRYRYDPLRTAPAGVPLTEIVLVVPADRVDAARAGAERGLVLARAAALSRDLASAPAGHLTAPGLADVAVRLGGAAGLRVEVLDRAALVDLGCGGLLGVNAGSTVEPRMIRLEHVPAGPARGGHLGLVGKGITYDSGGISLKPSNAMHAAMKMDMTGAGAILAAMTVLAELDVPVHVTAYLACTDNMPSGSATKLGDVLTTRSGRTIEVVNTDAEGRLVMADAIDLVREAGVDAILDVATLTGAALMALGPLTAAVIGNDDAMVHLVEHAADLTDERVWRLPLDARYRPWLDSEVADLKNLGGESAGATVAALFLSEWVGTTPWAHVDIAGPMRSETDDAWRTKGATGFGARLLVEAITAYGAR; this is encoded by the coding sequence ATGCGCGACGTCGACCCCGTCCCGTCCGCCACGTCCGTCCCGGCGACCCGGCTGCGGGTCGTCACCCCGGACGACCCCGCGCTGCCCGTGGGCCCGCACGGCGTCGGTGTCGCCGCCGCCGGCCCGCTGCCCGAGGGCGTGCCCGACCGTGAGGCCCTCGGCACCTGGGGCTTCGCGGGCCGGTCCGGGCAGACCCTGGTGCTGGACGCGGCCGCCCCGTCGCCCGCGGTGCTGGTCGGCTACGGCGACACGCCCGCGCCGGCCGCGCTCCGGGACGCCGCGGCCGTGCTCGCCCGCACCGTCGGGCACCGCTCGACGCTCGTGACGTCGCTGGTGGGCGCTGCCGCTCCCGGGGACGCGGGTCCGGCCGCGCAGGCCGTCGTCGAGGGAGCGGTGCTCGGCCGCTACCGCTACGACCCGCTGCGCACCGCGCCCGCGGGCGTGCCGCTCACGGAGATCGTGCTGGTGGTGCCCGCCGACCGCGTCGACGCGGCGCGCGCCGGGGCCGAGCGCGGCCTGGTGCTCGCCCGCGCGGCCGCGCTCTCCCGGGACCTCGCGAGCGCGCCGGCGGGGCACCTCACCGCCCCCGGCCTGGCGGACGTCGCGGTGCGGCTCGGCGGCGCCGCCGGGCTGCGCGTCGAGGTGCTCGACCGGGCGGCGCTCGTCGACCTGGGGTGCGGCGGCCTGCTCGGCGTCAACGCCGGGTCGACGGTGGAACCGCGGATGATCCGGCTGGAGCACGTGCCCGCCGGCCCCGCCCGGGGCGGTCACCTCGGCCTCGTCGGCAAGGGCATCACGTACGACTCCGGGGGCATCAGCCTCAAGCCGTCCAACGCCATGCACGCGGCGATGAAGATGGACATGACCGGCGCCGGGGCGATCCTCGCGGCGATGACGGTGCTCGCGGAGCTCGACGTGCCGGTGCACGTCACCGCCTACCTGGCCTGCACCGACAACATGCCGTCCGGGTCGGCGACCAAGCTCGGGGACGTGCTGACGACCCGGTCGGGCCGGACCATCGAGGTCGTCAACACCGACGCGGAGGGCCGGCTCGTGATGGCGGACGCGATCGACCTGGTCCGGGAGGCCGGCGTCGACGCGATCCTCGACGTCGCCACGCTCACCGGGGCCGCGCTGATGGCGCTCGGGCCGCTGACCGCCGCGGTGATCGGCAACGACGACGCGATGGTGCACCTGGTGGAGCACGCCGCGGACCTGACCGACGAGCGGGTGTGGCGGCTGCCGCTCGACGCCCGCTACCGGCCGTGGCTCGACTCGGAGGTCGCCGACCTCAAGAACCTCGGCGGGGAGTCGGCGGGGGCGACGGTCGCCGCGCTGTTCCTCTCCGAGTGGGTCGGGACGACGCCGTGGGCGCACGTCGACATCGCCGGCCCGATGCGCTCCGAGACCGACGACGCGTGGCGCACCAAGGGCGCGACCGGGTTCGGGGCGCGGCTGCTGGTGGAGGCGATCACCGCCTACGGCGCCCGGTGA
- a CDS encoding SLC13 family permease, whose protein sequence is MSDATLSLLVLAAAVVLFVWNRLPVGVVAVLTALALAGTGVLTSEQALAGFGDPVVVFIAALFVLSEGLESSGVTAWAGQQLLARTGQGRTRVVVALMVLSAVLAAVVTPNGATAALVPVMVLAARRSGIATSRAALPLAYAASAGALLTLSGSTVNVIASDALAGATGERFGYLEFAVVGLPLVLVTIAVTVLLGDRLLPERTPASLPRDFSAHVDTLVEHYRLDHGFFRLAVPAASPPAGTALRDVAVPADVVLVGAQDPAGGPCPDDRPVTPGDVLVVSGPAEGVTAFAADQALTVARTPLTRRTREALLDAQRGLAEVLVPPRSALVGTAVFPGMVRAGTTVLAVSRRGRDVGPRPVALAEGDALLVHGSWDRIEALAASEQVLVVDSPDSVRRQTVALGPKAGAALAVLAVTIVLLATGVVAPAVAGLLAAVAMVVTGVVTPQQAYRAVSWQTVVLVGGLIPLSVAIRTSGAADLLAGGIVGLVPDGDGRLLLVALFVLTAVLGQIVSNTATVLIVVPVALAAAEASGVHPAPVLMLVAVAGAASFLTPIATPANMMVMAPGGYRFGDYWRLGLVTMLAWLVVAVLLVPLVWPFSP, encoded by the coding sequence ATGTCCGACGCGACCCTGAGCCTGCTGGTCCTGGCGGCCGCCGTCGTGCTGTTCGTGTGGAACCGGCTCCCCGTCGGGGTCGTGGCGGTGCTGACCGCCCTGGCGCTCGCGGGCACCGGCGTCCTCACCTCGGAGCAGGCGCTGGCCGGCTTCGGCGACCCGGTGGTGGTCTTCATCGCGGCGCTGTTCGTGCTGAGCGAGGGGCTGGAGTCCTCCGGGGTGACGGCCTGGGCGGGGCAGCAGCTCCTCGCGCGCACGGGGCAGGGGCGCACGCGGGTGGTCGTCGCGCTCATGGTGCTGTCGGCGGTGCTCGCGGCGGTCGTCACCCCCAACGGGGCCACGGCCGCGCTGGTCCCGGTGATGGTGCTCGCGGCGCGCCGCTCCGGCATCGCGACCTCCCGCGCGGCGCTGCCGCTGGCGTACGCGGCGAGCGCCGGTGCGCTGCTCACCCTGAGCGGCAGCACGGTCAACGTCATCGCCTCGGACGCGCTGGCCGGGGCGACCGGCGAGCGGTTCGGCTACCTGGAGTTCGCGGTGGTGGGCCTCCCGCTCGTGCTGGTCACGATCGCGGTCACGGTGCTGCTGGGTGACCGGCTGCTCCCGGAGCGCACGCCGGCGTCGCTGCCCCGGGACTTCTCCGCGCACGTCGACACGCTGGTCGAGCACTACCGGCTGGACCACGGGTTCTTCCGGCTGGCGGTGCCCGCGGCCTCGCCCCCGGCGGGCACGGCGCTGCGCGACGTGGCCGTGCCGGCCGACGTGGTGCTGGTCGGTGCGCAGGACCCGGCGGGCGGGCCGTGCCCGGACGACCGGCCGGTGACGCCGGGCGACGTGCTGGTGGTGAGCGGTCCGGCCGAGGGCGTCACGGCGTTCGCGGCCGACCAGGCCCTCACCGTCGCCCGCACGCCGCTCACCCGCCGCACCCGCGAGGCGCTGCTCGACGCCCAGCGCGGGCTCGCCGAGGTCCTGGTCCCGCCACGGTCGGCTCTCGTCGGCACGGCGGTGTTCCCCGGCATGGTGCGCGCGGGGACGACGGTGCTGGCCGTGAGCCGGCGCGGACGGGACGTCGGGCCGCGCCCGGTGGCGCTCGCGGAGGGCGACGCGCTGCTGGTGCACGGCAGCTGGGACCGCATCGAGGCGCTGGCCGCGTCGGAGCAGGTGCTCGTGGTGGACAGCCCCGACTCGGTGCGGCGGCAGACGGTGGCGCTGGGGCCGAAGGCCGGCGCGGCGCTGGCGGTCCTCGCGGTCACGATCGTGCTGCTCGCGACGGGGGTGGTGGCACCGGCGGTCGCCGGGCTGCTCGCCGCGGTCGCGATGGTCGTCACCGGCGTGGTCACGCCGCAGCAGGCGTACCGGGCGGTCTCCTGGCAGACCGTCGTGCTGGTGGGTGGGCTCATCCCGCTGTCCGTCGCGATCCGCACGTCCGGGGCGGCGGACCTGCTCGCGGGCGGGATCGTCGGCCTGGTGCCGGACGGCGACGGCCGGCTGCTGCTGGTGGCGCTCTTCGTCCTCACCGCGGTGCTCGGCCAGATCGTGTCGAACACGGCGACGGTGCTCATCGTGGTGCCGGTCGCGCTCGCCGCCGCCGAGGCGTCCGGTGTCCACCCCGCGCCGGTGCTCATGCTCGTCGCGGTCGCCGGCGCCGCGTCCTTCCTCACCCCCATCGCCACCCCGGCCAACATGATGGTGATGGCGCCGGGCGGCTACCGGTTCGGCGACTACTGGCGGCTCGGGCTGGTGACGATGCTCGCCTGGCTGGTCGTCGCCGTCCTCCTGGTGCCGCTGGTGTGGCCCTTCAGCCCCTGA